From Agromyces sp. SYSU T00194, a single genomic window includes:
- a CDS encoding xylulokinase translates to MSTTQPAAQITEGRAVLGIELGSTRIKACLVGEDPTEVLAVGGHEWENDFVDRTWTYALDDVWSGLRAAYAELVADAERRHGVAPTTFRAIGVSAMMHGYLAFDADGELLVPFRTWRNTSTGPAAAELSARFGLNIPLRWSIAHLHQAVLDEEPHVPRLASITTLAGYVHRRLTGRDVLGVGDASGMFPIDSATCDYDAGLVASYDALVADRAPGLAVADLLPEVLPAGAEAGSLTAQGAALLDPTGALRPGIPLCPPEGDAGTGMVATNAVAPRTGNVSAGTSIFAMVVLEHPLAAAHEELDLVTTPAGDPVAMVHCNNGASELAAWVGVFGRFAEAAGTPVSTDAAFGALFREALDGEPDAGGLLAYNQLAGEPIAGIAEGRPMVVRTPDSRFTLANLMRAQIYGVYGALALGMRVLTAEGVAIDRMFGHGGIFRTAGVAQRFLAGALNAPVAVGETASEGGAWGIAVLAGYRVAVAGSPKASAPDLASYLDAQVFAGADVDEVAPDPADVAGFAAYLDRYRAGLAAEAAAVEAL, encoded by the coding sequence ATGAGCACGACGCAGCCCGCAGCGCAGATCACCGAGGGTCGCGCCGTGCTCGGCATCGAGCTCGGCTCCACCCGCATCAAGGCCTGCCTCGTCGGCGAGGACCCCACCGAGGTGCTCGCCGTCGGCGGCCACGAGTGGGAGAACGACTTCGTCGACCGCACCTGGACCTACGCGCTCGACGACGTGTGGTCGGGGCTGCGGGCCGCATACGCCGAGCTCGTCGCCGACGCGGAGCGCCGCCACGGCGTCGCCCCGACCACGTTCCGCGCGATCGGCGTCTCGGCCATGATGCACGGCTACCTCGCCTTCGACGCCGACGGCGAACTGCTCGTGCCGTTCCGCACCTGGCGCAACACCTCGACCGGGCCCGCCGCCGCGGAGCTCAGCGCGCGGTTCGGCCTGAACATCCCGCTGCGCTGGTCGATCGCGCACCTCCACCAGGCGGTGCTCGACGAGGAGCCGCACGTGCCCCGGCTCGCGTCGATCACCACGCTCGCGGGATACGTCCACCGCCGGCTCACCGGTCGCGACGTGCTCGGGGTGGGGGATGCCTCGGGCATGTTCCCGATCGACTCCGCGACCTGCGACTACGACGCCGGTCTCGTCGCGAGCTACGACGCGCTCGTCGCCGACCGCGCGCCCGGGCTGGCCGTCGCCGACCTCCTGCCCGAGGTGCTGCCCGCCGGTGCCGAGGCCGGCTCGCTCACCGCCCAGGGGGCCGCGCTGCTCGACCCGACCGGCGCGCTGCGGCCCGGCATCCCGCTCTGCCCGCCCGAGGGCGACGCCGGCACCGGCATGGTCGCGACGAACGCCGTCGCCCCCCGCACCGGCAACGTCAGCGCGGGCACCAGCATCTTCGCGATGGTCGTGCTGGAGCATCCGCTCGCCGCCGCGCACGAGGAGCTCGACCTCGTGACCACGCCCGCCGGCGACCCGGTCGCCATGGTGCACTGCAACAACGGCGCGAGCGAGCTGGCGGCATGGGTCGGCGTGTTCGGGCGGTTCGCCGAGGCGGCCGGCACGCCGGTGTCGACGGATGCCGCGTTCGGCGCCCTGTTCCGCGAGGCGCTCGACGGCGAGCCCGATGCGGGCGGGCTCCTCGCGTACAACCAGCTGGCCGGCGAGCCGATCGCCGGCATCGCCGAGGGGCGGCCGATGGTCGTGCGCACCCCCGACAGCCGCTTCACGCTCGCGAACCTCATGCGCGCCCAGATCTACGGCGTGTACGGTGCGCTCGCGCTCGGCATGCGGGTGCTCACCGCCGAGGGCGTCGCGATCGACCGCATGTTCGGCCACGGCGGCATCTTCCGTACTGCGGGCGTCGCGCAGCGCTTCCTCGCGGGGGCGCTGAACGCGCCCGTCGCCGTCGGCGAGACCGCCTCTGAGGGCGGCGCGTGGGGCATCGCCGTGCTGGCCGGCTACCGTGTCGCGGTCGCCGGTTCGCCCAAGGCATCCGCCCCCGACCTCGCCTCGTACCTGGACGCGCAGGTCTTCGCCGGCGCCGACGTCGACGAGGTCGCGCCCGACCCCGCCGACGTCGCCGGGTTCGCCGCGTACCTCGACCGCTACCGGGCGGGCCTCGCCGCCGAGGCCGCCGCCGTGGAGGCGCTCTGA
- a CDS encoding aldo/keto reductase gives MTVPSRVLNDGNSLPQLGLGTYKLDDGEGVAAMVSALESGYRLLDTAVNYGNEEAVGEALRRSGVDRSDVVVATKVPGRDHGFDETLASLEGSLERLGLDWVDLYLIHWPNPSVDRYVDAWRAMIKARERGMVRSIGVSNFTVGHLARIIDETGVVPAVNQVELHPYFAQRAQREFHAEHGIATESWSPLARRSELLSEPVVQEAAAAHGRTPTQAVLRWHVQLGTVPIPKSSDAARQRENLDVFGFELTPGEMEAISALERGRLWDGDPDTHEEM, from the coding sequence ATGACCGTTCCCTCCCGCGTGCTCAACGACGGCAATTCGCTCCCGCAGCTCGGCCTCGGCACGTACAAGCTCGATGACGGCGAGGGCGTCGCGGCCATGGTGTCCGCGCTCGAGTCGGGGTACCGGCTGCTCGACACCGCCGTGAACTACGGCAACGAGGAGGCGGTCGGCGAGGCGCTGCGCCGGTCGGGGGTCGACCGCAGCGACGTCGTCGTCGCGACCAAGGTGCCCGGGCGCGACCACGGCTTCGACGAGACGCTCGCCAGCCTCGAGGGGTCGCTCGAGCGGCTCGGCCTGGACTGGGTCGACCTCTACCTGATCCACTGGCCGAACCCGAGCGTCGACCGGTACGTCGACGCCTGGCGGGCGATGATCAAGGCGCGCGAGCGCGGCATGGTGCGCTCCATCGGCGTCTCGAACTTCACGGTCGGGCACCTCGCCCGCATCATCGACGAGACCGGCGTGGTGCCCGCGGTCAACCAGGTCGAACTGCACCCGTACTTCGCGCAGCGCGCGCAGCGGGAGTTCCACGCCGAGCACGGCATCGCGACCGAGAGCTGGAGCCCGTTGGCCCGGCGCTCCGAGCTGCTGTCGGAGCCGGTCGTGCAGGAGGCCGCCGCCGCCCACGGCCGCACGCCGACGCAGGCGGTGCTGCGCTGGCACGTGCAGCTGGGCACCGTGCCCATCCCGAAGTCGTCGGACGCGGCGCGCCAGCGCGAGAACCTCGACGTGTTCGGCTTCGAGCTGACCCCCGGCGAGATGGAGGCGATCTCGGCGCTCGAGCGCGGGCGGCTCTGGGACGGCGATCCGGACACGCACGAGGAGATGTAG
- a CDS encoding LacI family DNA-binding transcriptional regulator, whose product MADAGERAGRTTAAGVPTMFDVARLAGVSHQTVSRVLNGRSDVADATRARVQDAIAELHYTPSPAARAMASRRSRSLGLVLAGRPDYGPSSAALECNQAAYAAGYAVSQVSMRSLEASALREAVRRLVAQRVEALVLISGEREAVEVVASLDAPVPVVAVAAEDLAGVRRVAIDQAAGARAAVEHLVALGHREIRHVAGPGTWMDASERVRGWRTAMAAHGLDCREPFAGEWLPDSGYAAGVALAADPSATAVFVGNDQMALGLLHALRDAGRRVPEDVSVVGFDDAPQAAHFAPPLTTLRQDFDALGRDTMSLVAALLDGGDAAPDPAPRVPELVVRASTAPPRAGG is encoded by the coding sequence ATGGCGGACGCGGGGGAGCGGGCCGGGCGGACGACCGCCGCCGGCGTGCCGACGATGTTCGACGTCGCGCGGCTCGCGGGCGTCTCGCACCAGACCGTGTCGCGGGTGCTGAACGGGCGGTCGGATGTCGCCGACGCGACCCGCGCACGCGTGCAGGACGCGATCGCCGAGCTGCACTACACCCCGTCTCCCGCTGCCCGGGCCATGGCGAGCCGGCGATCGCGCTCGCTCGGCCTCGTGCTCGCCGGTCGCCCCGACTACGGCCCGTCGAGCGCCGCGCTCGAGTGCAACCAGGCGGCCTACGCCGCCGGGTACGCCGTCAGCCAGGTGAGCATGCGCTCGCTCGAGGCATCCGCCCTGCGCGAGGCCGTGCGGCGGCTCGTCGCGCAACGGGTCGAGGCGCTCGTGCTGATCTCGGGAGAGCGCGAGGCGGTCGAGGTCGTCGCGTCGCTCGACGCGCCGGTGCCGGTCGTGGCGGTCGCGGCAGAGGATCTCGCCGGCGTGCGCCGCGTGGCGATCGACCAGGCCGCCGGCGCGCGTGCCGCGGTCGAGCACCTCGTGGCGCTCGGGCACCGGGAGATCCGGCACGTCGCCGGGCCCGGCACGTGGATGGACGCGAGCGAGCGGGTGCGCGGCTGGCGCACCGCGATGGCGGCGCACGGCCTCGACTGCCGCGAGCCGTTCGCGGGCGAGTGGCTGCCCGACTCGGGGTACGCCGCCGGCGTCGCGCTCGCCGCGGACCCGAGCGCGACGGCCGTGTTCGTCGGCAACGACCAGATGGCGCTCGGCCTGCTGCACGCGTTGCGCGACGCGGGGCGCCGGGTGCCCGAGGACGTCAGCGTGGTCGGGTTCGACGACGCGCCGCAGGCCGCGCACTTCGCCCCGCCGCTGACCACGCTCCGCCAGGACTTCGACGCGCTCGGACGCGACACGATGTCGCTGGTCGCCGCCCTGCTCGACGGCGGCGACGCGGCCCCGGACCCCGCGCCCCGCGTGCCCGAGCTCGTGGTGCGGGCCAGCACGGCGCCGCCGCGCGCCGGCGGCTGA
- a CDS encoding L-ribulose-5-phosphate 4-epimerase: MAADPAHARTEFAPEVEASIARVREDVARLHGELTRYGLVVWTGGNVSGRVPGADLFVIKPSGVSYDDLAPENMVLCDLDGNVLPGTPGSERNASSDTAAHAYVYRHMPEVGGVVHTHSTFAVAWAARAEEIPCVITGMADEFGGPIPVGPFAVIGDDSIGRGIVETLSGHRSRAVLMQNHGPFTIGVDAKDAVKAAVMVEDAARSVHYAREAGPLVPIPQEQIDALYARYQHVYGQGEDARR; the protein is encoded by the coding sequence ATGGCCGCCGACCCCGCGCACGCGCGCACCGAGTTCGCACCGGAGGTCGAGGCATCCATCGCCCGGGTCCGGGAGGACGTCGCCCGGCTGCACGGGGAGCTCACGCGCTACGGCCTGGTCGTCTGGACCGGCGGCAACGTCTCGGGCCGCGTGCCGGGCGCCGACCTCTTCGTGATCAAGCCCTCCGGCGTCTCCTACGACGACCTGGCGCCCGAGAACATGGTCCTCTGCGACCTCGACGGCAACGTGCTCCCTGGCACTCCCGGCTCCGAGCGCAACGCGTCGAGCGACACCGCCGCGCACGCCTACGTCTACCGGCACATGCCCGAGGTCGGCGGCGTGGTGCACACGCACTCCACGTTCGCCGTCGCGTGGGCCGCGCGGGCAGAGGAGATCCCGTGCGTGATCACCGGCATGGCCGACGAGTTCGGCGGGCCGATCCCGGTCGGCCCGTTCGCGGTCATCGGCGACGACTCGATCGGCCGCGGCATCGTCGAGACGCTCTCCGGCCACCGCTCGCGCGCCGTGCTGATGCAGAACCACGGCCCGTTCACGATCGGCGTCGACGCGAAGGACGCCGTCAAGGCGGCGGTGATGGTGGAGGACGCCGCGCGCAGCGTGCACTACGCGCGCGAGGCGGGCCCGCTCGTCCCGATCCCGCAGGAGCAGATCGACGCGCTCTACGCGCGGTACCAGCACGTCTACGGCCAGGGAGAGGATGCACGCCGATGA
- the araA gene encoding L-arabinose isomerase, with translation MTRTPLTTSLDAYEVWFLTGSQHLYGPETLQQVAEQSRQVAETLGAASDVPVKVTWLPVLTDADAIRRVALEANAAPNVIGVVAWMHTFSPAKMWIAGLDALRKPLAHLHTQANVALPWSEIDFDFMNLNQAAHGDREFGYIQTRLGVPRTTIVGHASDPRVQQRFGTWQRAAAGLAASRSLKLARFGDNMRYVAVTEGDKTEAELRLGVQVNTWGVNELADAVAAVSSAEVDVLVAEYEDLYDVVPELRRGGERHESLRDGAAIELGLRAFLEEGGFGAFTTSFEDLGALKQLPGLAVQRLMADGYGFGAEGDWKTAILVRVANVMGAGLPGGASLMEDYTYDLTPGNELILGAHMLEVSPSLTTAKPTLEIHPLGIGGKDDPVRLVFTADPGPAVVVAMSDMRDRFRLTANVVENVPLPEPLPKLPVGRAVWRPAPDFATSAAAWLAAGAAHHTVMSTAVGVDVFRDFATMAGLELLVIDEETTQRGFEQEVRWNQAYFRLAQGL, from the coding sequence ATGACCCGCACCCCGCTCACCACCTCGCTCGACGCGTACGAGGTCTGGTTCCTCACCGGCAGCCAGCACCTCTACGGGCCCGAGACCCTCCAGCAGGTCGCCGAGCAGTCGCGACAGGTGGCCGAGACGCTGGGCGCCGCATCCGACGTGCCCGTGAAGGTCACCTGGCTGCCCGTGCTCACCGACGCCGACGCCATCAGGCGGGTCGCGCTCGAGGCCAACGCCGCGCCGAACGTCATCGGCGTCGTCGCCTGGATGCACACGTTCAGCCCCGCCAAGATGTGGATCGCGGGCCTCGACGCGCTGCGGAAGCCGCTCGCGCACCTGCACACGCAGGCCAACGTCGCGCTGCCGTGGAGCGAGATCGACTTCGACTTCATGAACCTGAACCAGGCCGCGCACGGCGACCGCGAGTTCGGGTACATCCAGACCCGGCTCGGCGTGCCGCGCACGACCATCGTCGGCCACGCGAGCGACCCGCGCGTGCAGCAGCGGTTCGGCACCTGGCAGCGGGCGGCGGCCGGGCTCGCGGCATCCCGCTCGCTGAAGCTCGCGCGGTTCGGCGACAACATGCGCTACGTCGCGGTGACCGAGGGCGACAAGACCGAGGCCGAGCTGCGGCTCGGCGTGCAGGTGAACACGTGGGGCGTCAACGAGCTGGCGGATGCGGTGGCGGCTGTGTCGTCCGCCGAGGTCGACGTGCTCGTGGCCGAGTACGAGGACCTCTACGACGTGGTGCCCGAGCTGCGGCGCGGCGGCGAGCGGCACGAGTCGCTGCGCGACGGCGCGGCGATCGAGCTCGGGCTGCGGGCGTTCCTCGAGGAGGGAGGGTTCGGCGCGTTCACCACGTCGTTCGAAGACCTCGGCGCGCTGAAGCAGCTGCCCGGACTCGCGGTGCAGCGCCTCATGGCCGATGGCTACGGGTTCGGCGCCGAGGGCGACTGGAAGACGGCGATCCTCGTGCGCGTGGCGAACGTGATGGGCGCGGGGCTGCCCGGCGGCGCGTCGCTCATGGAGGACTACACCTACGACCTCACGCCCGGGAACGAGCTCATCCTCGGCGCGCACATGCTCGAGGTGTCGCCGTCGCTCACCACGGCGAAGCCCACGCTCGAGATCCACCCGCTCGGCATCGGCGGCAAGGACGACCCGGTGCGCCTGGTCTTCACCGCCGACCCCGGCCCGGCCGTCGTCGTCGCGATGAGCGACATGCGCGACCGCTTCCGCCTCACGGCGAACGTGGTCGAGAACGTGCCGCTGCCCGAGCCGCTGCCGAAGCTGCCCGTCGGCCGCGCCGTCTGGAGGCCCGCCCCCGACTTCGCCACGAGCGCCGCCGCGTGGCTCGCCGCCGGAGCCGCGCACCACACGGTCATGTCCACCGCCGTGGGCGTCGACGTGTTCCGCGACTTCGCGACCATGGCGGGCCTCGAGCTGCTGGTCATCGACGAGGAGACCACGCAGCGCGGCTTCGAGCAGGAGGTGCGCTGGAACCAGGCGTACTTCCGGCTCGCGCAGGGGCTGTAG